One genomic segment of Synchiropus splendidus isolate RoL2022-P1 chromosome 16, RoL_Sspl_1.0, whole genome shotgun sequence includes these proteins:
- the LOC128747505 gene encoding pentraxin-related protein PTX3-like, whose translation MAAHTAMCVFLIWPLLCALGCVGASANDYDGNYYGDSYDNEISLDQLEGDESTSPCQSVDISRWEKLFITLENSHMRQNVLLESLQTCCGGMMSLRTQVEQLVRRSHQVRSEEAACRRQVEQVALGMQQSMLELQDEQSEREQRLNATLQKLLESVLREKKEYSVTLDETNTPSVLQAFPSVQAESSLLDLASVQKTLVTIATDLRKVQQQLNRVLDHTGTLMRDRGET comes from the exons ATGGCGGCACACACGGCCATGTGTGTGTTCCTTATCTGGCCTCTGCTGTGTGCGCTCGGATGTGTCGGCGCATCTGCCAATGACTATGATGGAAACTACTACGGAGACAGCTACGATAATGAGATATCCCTGGACCAGCTGGAAG GGGATGAGTCAACGTCGCCCTGTCAGAGTGTGGACATATCTCGCTGGGAGAAGCTCTTCATCACGCTGGAGAACTCCCACATGAGGCAGAACGTGCTGCTGGAGTCGCTCCAGACCTGCTGCGGTGGGATGATGTCTCTCAGGActcaggtggagcagctggtgagACGCAGCCACCAGGTACGGAGCGAGGAGGCCGCATGTCGGAGGCAGGTGGAGCAGGTCGCCCTCGGAATGCAGCAGAGCATGCTGGAGCTCCAGGATGAGCAGTCGGAGAGAGAACAGCGGCTGAATGCCACCTtgcagaagctgctggagagcGTGCTCCGAGAGAAGAAGGAGTACAGTGTCACGCTAGATGAGACAAACACACCGTCAGTGTTGCAGGCGTTTCCATCTGTCCAGGCGGAATCATCACTGTTGGACCTGGCTTCAGTGCAAAAGACCCTGGTTACCATAGCAACAGACCTGCGGAAggttcagcagcagctgaacaGAGTGTTGGACCACACTGGAACTCTAATGAGGGACAGAGGTGAGACATGA